A single window of Granulicella cerasi DNA harbors:
- a CDS encoding NHL repeat-containing protein, whose translation MTQALRIAVALSSLSALALSGCALQTTATSSSQLASAVTGHAMGGRQPISGATVTLYRAGKTGNGSAPTVLGTGTTDSTGAFSISHNSTTCSDPDQLYLVAAGGDPGVGSTNTSNVLVEALGSCSSISSSTNVVINELTTVIAAEALAGFSTQDGSSTAIGSVAANTLGLKNAFGTATSLISLTGALQQTTANGGKVPYTLLASLGNSLAACVNSAGLSSAGCTTIVTADFGGVTPANTWQIALQWAKYPMSNAATVFANATSATNFYTPALAAAPHDLSVAIQYAGGTQSNGTTAATGPSDVRVDGSGNIWVAGMASAPLVELSANGALLSPSGGWGSSALQAVTTGKQLAIDAASPLNLWLADSSGYVWKYTPSTATTTQITVPTAIYIAGSTSSTTAVAGNPYGISVDASNNVWFGTYKSSSLGYFGRIPASSITPDTSYAGTPTFPSTSVGSRYVAVSPTTGDILGNGTGSGFYNFLSPYTGAVAQGTTTTNYHSGGSAFTASGAAWTAIIGSTSSSYSAGYGGVCVSTTNTAGCSSKYFFPQPYGSTALAYTTNYFGSTIAIDSNNMIFAPASQLSGGANLFLFNTASGKYLTNGGLIDGYSTSAKTYGDGLEPVDATGASVLASATTTIVTTGTSPLPGVAVDPSGSVWLVNTAAPTYPVLQILGVAAPTGSISAVPLV comes from the coding sequence ATGACACAAGCACTTCGCATTGCGGTGGCTCTCTCGTCTCTTAGCGCACTGGCTCTGTCCGGCTGCGCTCTGCAAACTACTGCTACTTCGAGCTCGCAGCTTGCCTCTGCGGTCACAGGACACGCGATGGGTGGGCGACAGCCGATCTCAGGTGCCACCGTGACGCTGTACAGGGCTGGTAAAACCGGCAACGGCAGTGCACCGACGGTGCTCGGCACCGGCACCACGGACTCGACCGGCGCGTTCAGCATCTCGCACAACAGCACGACTTGCTCCGATCCGGACCAGCTTTATCTGGTAGCCGCCGGTGGTGATCCCGGTGTGGGTAGCACGAACACGTCGAACGTATTGGTTGAAGCTCTTGGCAGCTGCTCCAGCATCAGCTCCTCCACCAATGTTGTGATCAATGAGCTGACGACCGTGATTGCGGCGGAAGCGCTTGCAGGCTTCTCCACGCAGGACGGCAGCTCGACGGCGATCGGCTCGGTCGCTGCCAACACGCTTGGCCTGAAGAACGCGTTCGGCACGGCGACCTCCCTGATCTCGCTGACCGGTGCGCTGCAGCAGACCACCGCAAACGGCGGCAAGGTGCCCTACACGCTGCTCGCGTCGCTGGGTAACTCCCTGGCCGCGTGCGTGAACTCGGCCGGCCTGAGCTCTGCGGGCTGCACCACCATTGTCACGGCCGACTTCGGCGGCGTGACGCCCGCAAACACCTGGCAGATTGCGCTGCAGTGGGCCAAGTATCCGATGTCGAACGCGGCAACCGTCTTTGCAAACGCGACCTCGGCGACCAACTTCTATACCCCTGCGCTGGCTGCGGCACCGCATGATCTTTCGGTGGCCATCCAGTACGCGGGCGGCACGCAGTCTAACGGCACCACCGCCGCAACCGGCCCCAGCGATGTGCGCGTGGACGGCAGCGGCAACATCTGGGTGGCCGGCATGGCCAGCGCTCCGCTCGTAGAGCTCTCGGCCAACGGCGCTCTGCTCTCGCCGAGCGGCGGCTGGGGCAGCTCCGCCCTGCAGGCCGTGACGACCGGCAAGCAGCTGGCGATCGACGCCGCATCGCCGCTGAACCTGTGGCTCGCCGATAGCAGCGGCTATGTCTGGAAGTACACCCCCAGCACCGCGACTACCACGCAGATCACGGTTCCCACGGCGATCTACATCGCGGGCAGCACCTCCAGCACGACCGCAGTCGCCGGCAACCCCTACGGCATCTCGGTGGATGCGAGCAACAACGTCTGGTTCGGCACCTACAAGAGCAGCAGCCTCGGCTACTTCGGTCGCATCCCGGCAAGCTCCATCACACCCGATACCAGCTATGCCGGCACCCCGACCTTCCCTTCCACGTCCGTCGGATCGCGTTACGTCGCCGTCAGCCCCACGACCGGAGACATTCTGGGCAATGGAACGGGTTCGGGCTTCTACAACTTCCTCTCGCCGTATACCGGCGCAGTGGCGCAGGGTACGACCACGACGAACTACCACTCGGGTGGCAGCGCGTTCACCGCATCCGGCGCAGCGTGGACCGCAATCATCGGCAGCACGTCGTCCTCGTACTCTGCCGGTTACGGCGGCGTCTGCGTCAGCACCACGAACACTGCGGGCTGCAGCTCGAAGTACTTCTTCCCGCAGCCTTACGGTTCCACGGCATTGGCGTACACCACGAACTACTTCGGTTCGACGATCGCCATCGACTCCAACAACATGATCTTCGCGCCCGCCTCGCAGCTCTCGGGCGGAGCGAACCTCTTCCTGTTCAACACCGCTTCGGGCAAGTACCTGACCAACGGTGGCCTGATCGATGGCTACTCGACCTCGGCTAAGACCTACGGCGATGGTCTGGAGCCCGTAGACGCTACCGGTGCCAGCGTTCTGGCATCGGCAACCACCACCATCGTCACGACGGGCACCTCGCCGCTTCCTGGCGTCGCGGTCGATCCTTCGGGTTCGGTATGGCTCGTGAACACCGCGGCTCCGACCTACCCGGTGCTGCAGATCCTGGGCGTAGCCGCTCCCACCGGATCGATTTCGGCAGTTCCGCTCGTCTAA
- a CDS encoding helix-turn-helix transcriptional regulator — protein sequence MRRADRLFRIVQLLRAGRLKTAQALAERLQVSERTIYRDIRDLQLAGQPIEGEAGVGYTMRREFDLPPLMFTVEELTALVVGARLVQAWGGEESFAAAKSALARIEAVIPAELSTHLDSIALYAPPFVMSKGHRRLLDQLHRACRELTVVEFWYTRIGEDMAQAEYRAVRPLALAFWSGFWTLAAWCELRNDFRTFRMDRLHGVVVTERSFVRKRGQRLEDFLRSVGKRKPDAM from the coding sequence ATGAGACGTGCTGATCGCCTCTTCCGCATTGTACAACTGCTGCGCGCCGGGCGCCTGAAGACCGCTCAAGCTCTTGCTGAGCGGCTTCAAGTGTCGGAGCGCACGATCTATCGCGACATCCGCGATCTGCAACTCGCCGGCCAGCCGATTGAAGGCGAAGCGGGCGTCGGCTACACGATGCGCCGTGAGTTTGATCTGCCGCCGTTGATGTTTACGGTGGAAGAGCTCACAGCGCTCGTCGTCGGTGCGCGACTTGTGCAGGCGTGGGGTGGAGAAGAGTCCTTCGCTGCAGCGAAGAGCGCTCTTGCTCGCATCGAAGCGGTGATCCCCGCAGAGTTGAGTACGCATCTCGACAGCATCGCGCTCTATGCGCCGCCGTTTGTGATGAGCAAAGGGCACCGTCGTCTGCTCGATCAACTGCACCGTGCGTGCCGCGAACTCACCGTAGTGGAGTTCTGGTACACGCGGATCGGTGAAGATATGGCGCAGGCGGAGTATCGTGCGGTGCGACCGCTGGCTCTCGCCTTCTGGTCCGGCTTTTGGACGCTCGCCGCATGGTGCGAGCTGCGCAACGACTTTCGCACCTTCCGCATGGACCGCCTGCACGGCGTCGTTGTCACCGAGCGCAGCTTTGTACGTAAGCGCGGTCAGCGGCTCGAAGACTTTCTACGTAGCGTCGGCAAGCGGAAGCCCGACGCTATGTAG
- a CDS encoding DUF2251 domain-containing protein, whose protein sequence is MQSFTFKPGLALFLSQSLNGRWAVVFEDEGPAGYCYACDRQLGEDEEGVVDAMLIYNGASLEDRERERIASVQWSPDGDRAVLYLDGTPQAYMDFVTRESSCRMDFPNFLEANDNRQWRRSTHAWNEELVKRFEAALYVN, encoded by the coding sequence ATGCAATCCTTCACCTTCAAGCCCGGTCTCGCCCTGTTCCTTTCACAATCGCTCAACGGCCGCTGGGCCGTGGTCTTTGAGGACGAAGGCCCAGCCGGATACTGCTACGCCTGCGATCGCCAGCTCGGCGAGGACGAAGAAGGCGTCGTCGACGCCATGCTGATCTACAACGGTGCTTCGCTCGAGGACCGCGAACGCGAGCGCATCGCCAGCGTGCAGTGGTCGCCAGACGGTGACCGCGCGGTGCTCTACCTCGACGGCACGCCGCAGGCGTACATGGATTTCGTCACGCGCGAAAGCTCCTGCCGCATGGATTTCCCGAACTTCCTGGAAGCCAACGACAACCGCCAGTGGCGCCGCTCCACCCACGCCTGGAACGAGGAGCTGGTGAAGCGCTTCGAGGCGGCCCTCTACGTCAACTAG
- a CDS encoding Gfo/Idh/MocA family protein, producing MSTQSNAAHQLLLIGLGTRGRMWTRVIDASPNARIAAAVDPHAPTREEFAAAHPGVPVFATHQEALAAGITFTAAALVTPPDGHLQQCSDLFHAGLPILAEKPLTLDLAESVRIIQMAEQHNLLLSVGLNFRYLPVHQKYKELLTSEFLGTVGFGEFIYRRHRDGRRPGINKYPLTMEQPMMLEQSIHHLDLIRYCYGREVESIMCRTWNPAWSMYADDANVHALLTLEGGIAINYFGTWSGGWNVPGFEWRTDCEGGVFVQRELFSDLAYAKTTDAELTPVAIEDAEAFYDDTAALLEDFLHALDHNLPAPCDGRDHLRTLALCFAGIESSRTGKAVVMQEFFERNGLLEFLR from the coding sequence TTGTCCACGCAAAGTAACGCGGCACATCAGTTGCTGCTCATCGGGCTCGGCACGCGCGGACGCATGTGGACGCGCGTGATCGATGCCTCCCCCAACGCACGCATCGCTGCAGCCGTCGACCCTCACGCGCCAACGCGTGAAGAGTTCGCTGCAGCGCATCCCGGTGTGCCCGTCTTCGCAACGCATCAGGAAGCACTCGCAGCAGGCATCACCTTCACCGCAGCCGCACTTGTCACTCCGCCGGACGGCCACCTGCAACAGTGCAGCGACCTCTTCCACGCAGGACTTCCCATCCTCGCAGAGAAGCCGCTCACGCTGGACCTCGCTGAATCTGTCCGCATCATCCAGATGGCTGAGCAGCACAACCTGCTGCTCTCTGTCGGGCTCAACTTCCGCTATCTGCCGGTGCACCAGAAGTACAAGGAGCTGCTGACCAGCGAGTTCCTCGGCACTGTCGGCTTCGGCGAGTTCATCTATCGCCGCCATCGCGATGGCCGCCGACCGGGCATCAACAAATACCCGCTGACGATGGAACAGCCGATGATGCTCGAGCAGAGCATCCATCACCTCGATCTGATTCGCTACTGCTACGGCCGCGAAGTCGAAAGCATCATGTGCCGCACGTGGAACCCCGCGTGGAGCATGTATGCCGACGACGCCAACGTCCATGCATTGCTCACGCTCGAAGGCGGCATCGCGATCAACTACTTCGGCACGTGGTCCGGTGGTTGGAACGTGCCGGGCTTTGAGTGGCGCACGGATTGCGAAGGCGGCGTGTTCGTGCAGCGCGAGCTCTTCAGTGATCTTGCGTACGCGAAGACGACCGACGCAGAGTTGACGCCAGTGGCCATTGAAGACGCAGAAGCCTTCTACGACGATACCGCTGCGCTGCTTGAGGACTTCCTGCACGCGCTCGACCACAATCTGCCCGCGCCGTGCGATGGGCGCGACCACCTGCGGACACTGGCGCTCTGCTTCGCAGGCATCGAAAGCTCGCGCACGGGCAAGGCCGTCGTGATGCAGGAGTTCTTCGAGCGCAATGGGTTGCTCGAGTTCCTCCGCTAA
- a CDS encoding VOC family protein → MSRFESNAVTWFEIPTSDFERATKFYEHVLDIKFIPFGDGDPINIFPSVGAGATGCITKRPHGKPSVDGTRVFLNADGKLDASIKRAEKLGATIVTPRTQIPNGSYYACLIDSEGNHVGLHSSQF, encoded by the coding sequence ATGAGCCGTTTTGAGAGCAACGCTGTCACCTGGTTTGAAATCCCCACGTCGGACTTCGAGCGCGCCACGAAATTCTATGAGCATGTGCTGGACATCAAATTCATCCCCTTCGGCGATGGCGACCCGATCAACATATTTCCGTCCGTTGGCGCCGGCGCTACAGGCTGCATCACGAAGCGCCCGCATGGAAAGCCTTCGGTGGATGGCACGCGTGTCTTCCTCAACGCGGATGGCAAGCTCGATGCTTCGATCAAGCGCGCGGAGAAGCTGGGCGCCACCATCGTCACGCCGCGCACGCAGATACCCAACGGCAGCTACTATGCCTGCCTCATCGACTCCGAAGGCAACCACGTCGGCCTGCACAGCTCGCAGTTCTAG
- a CDS encoding L,D-transpeptidase family protein has product MSTVVPVLLSAVLVTTILLPTEGCKSGRRTVYSWFHKRKSTSKANSAEFADNVEKVVQSPQLAIMKWSNYSAYQPLVQQFYNDRNFELAWTRDGKPTETTTALINLFTHADEKGLIPEDYDASRWAQRVARIDDIRKRKDTSDDAETVIAQFDAAMTISTMRFISDLHTGRVNPQTLNFDIDVPQKREQFQLSQFMNDQLVDASDAPTVVSSVEPHNAIYAATEKALVQYLAAAKQQAQSDPLPAVTHPISVGGSYAGLEPLRLRLQELGDAEGEIPQTQAYSQEISDAVKHFQTRHGLTPDGKLTQLTVDALNVPLTERVEQLNLALERWRWLPDNFVNPRVLVNLPEFIVRTYNEDNSLAFKMKVVVGQAEGNHDTPMFVRSMRYVNFRPYWNLPNSIIKKELMKHINASGLGYLASHDYEVVTANGQPASGYSASDLEHGRYVVRQKPGPKNSLGLVKFMFPNEYDIYMHSTPEMQFFNLTRRDKSHGCIRLNDAEKMANWVLQEQPIWTADKIHDAMYGDQNNKTVNLKTTLPVSITYLTAMADEDGSVHFYKDIYGYDKDLAAAIAKHPTDRTNEHKVNPKQQPGETL; this is encoded by the coding sequence TTGTCCACTGTTGTTCCCGTGCTGTTGAGCGCGGTTCTGGTTACGACGATTCTGCTGCCGACCGAAGGCTGCAAGTCCGGTCGCCGCACCGTGTACTCGTGGTTCCACAAACGCAAGTCGACCTCGAAGGCCAACTCCGCCGAGTTTGCCGATAACGTCGAGAAGGTGGTGCAGTCGCCACAGCTTGCGATCATGAAGTGGTCGAACTACTCGGCCTATCAGCCGCTCGTGCAGCAGTTCTATAACGACCGCAACTTCGAGCTGGCATGGACGCGCGACGGCAAGCCGACCGAGACGACCACCGCGCTAATCAACCTGTTCACGCACGCGGATGAGAAGGGGCTGATCCCCGAAGATTACGACGCCAGCCGCTGGGCACAACGCGTCGCACGCATCGACGACATTCGCAAGCGTAAGGACACAAGCGACGATGCCGAGACAGTCATCGCGCAGTTCGACGCGGCGATGACGATTTCCACGATGCGCTTCATCAGCGACCTGCACACCGGTCGCGTGAACCCCCAGACGCTGAACTTCGACATCGATGTGCCGCAGAAGCGGGAACAGTTTCAGCTTTCGCAGTTCATGAACGACCAGCTCGTGGACGCGAGTGACGCGCCGACCGTCGTGAGTTCTGTCGAACCGCACAACGCAATCTACGCGGCGACCGAGAAGGCGCTGGTGCAGTACCTCGCCGCCGCCAAGCAGCAGGCGCAAAGCGATCCGCTGCCCGCAGTGACGCATCCGATCAGCGTTGGCGGAAGCTACGCGGGCCTCGAGCCGCTACGCCTCCGCTTGCAGGAGCTTGGCGACGCCGAAGGGGAGATTCCGCAGACGCAGGCGTACAGCCAGGAAATCAGCGATGCGGTGAAGCACTTCCAGACGCGCCACGGCCTCACGCCCGACGGCAAGCTGACGCAGCTCACGGTGGACGCACTCAACGTTCCGCTCACAGAACGCGTCGAGCAGCTCAACCTCGCGCTGGAGCGCTGGCGCTGGCTGCCGGACAACTTCGTGAATCCGCGCGTGCTCGTGAACCTGCCCGAGTTCATCGTGCGCACCTACAACGAAGACAACTCGCTTGCCTTCAAGATGAAGGTCGTCGTCGGTCAGGCCGAAGGCAATCATGACACGCCGATGTTCGTGCGCTCCATGCGCTACGTGAACTTCCGCCCCTATTGGAACCTGCCGAACTCGATCATCAAGAAAGAGTTGATGAAGCACATCAACGCCAGCGGCCTCGGCTATCTCGCGAGCCACGACTATGAGGTCGTCACCGCAAACGGACAGCCTGCGTCGGGTTACTCGGCGAGCGACCTCGAGCATGGCCGCTACGTCGTGCGCCAGAAGCCTGGACCGAAGAACTCGCTCGGACTCGTGAAGTTCATGTTCCCCAACGAGTACGACATCTACATGCACTCCACGCCGGAGATGCAGTTCTTCAACCTCACGCGCCGCGATAAGTCGCACGGTTGCATTCGCCTGAACGACGCGGAGAAGATGGCCAACTGGGTGCTGCAGGAGCAGCCTATTTGGACCGCCGATAAGATCCACGATGCGATGTACGGCGACCAGAACAACAAGACCGTGAACCTGAAGACAACGCTGCCGGTGAGCATCACTTACCTCACCGCGATGGCGGACGAGGACGGTTCCGTGCACTTCTACAAAGACATCTACGGCTACGACAAGGACCTCGCTGCCGCGATCGCCAAGCACCCCACCGATCGCACGAACGAGCACAAGGTGAACCCGAAGCAGCAGCCGGGCGAAACGCTTTAG
- a CDS encoding GatB/YqeY domain-containing protein encodes MATIGTKIDADIIVAMKAKEAEKLTTLRMVKAALKSKEIDKREPLTDAEEQSMLTTMLKQRRESVEQFTKGDRPELAAKETVEIALIESYMPKAAGADELLPVVQGAIAKIEADNGGTKATPRDMGAVMKVVQQRLLADGVRADGKLVSELVKQELAKA; translated from the coding sequence ATGGCCACGATTGGAACGAAGATTGACGCGGACATTATTGTCGCGATGAAGGCAAAGGAAGCCGAGAAACTGACCACGCTGCGCATGGTAAAGGCCGCGTTGAAGTCCAAGGAGATCGACAAGCGCGAGCCCCTGACCGACGCCGAAGAGCAGTCCATGCTGACCACGATGCTCAAGCAGCGCCGCGAGTCGGTGGAGCAGTTTACCAAGGGCGATCGCCCCGAGCTGGCCGCGAAGGAAACCGTCGAGATCGCGTTGATCGAAAGCTACATGCCCAAGGCCGCGGGCGCCGACGAGCTGCTGCCCGTGGTGCAGGGTGCCATTGCGAAGATCGAAGCCGACAACGGCGGCACGAAGGCCACGCCCCGCGATATGGGTGCGGTGATGAAGGTCGTGCAGCAGCGCCTGCTCGCCGACGGCGTTCGCGCCGACGGCAAGCTCGTCAGCGAACTCGTGAAGCAGGAGCTGGCGAAGGCCTAG
- a CDS encoding M48 family metalloprotease, whose amino-acid sequence MAILRRAITFSLLSSMALTSVAQNNYSEKDKKKLGEIAQRPEVQATIAKRWSEIQRNDMQYAYNVNKSIEMARLAPSVFADYRSKYGELYDNPALSQYVTVIGQRLVPKGSNNLYAFRILLDPVPRAESISTGTIYVSSGLVSLLDNEAQLSYVLAHEIAHIEKGHEYERVRNSVLEQKLGEEKEADVNKKKALFTAVTAVAGAAMGASLNGAGGALAGAALGATGGLIASNFIFRNKFEPTEWNTVEENEADQLGLKYMLDQQYDAREVPKLLARLDHQTTTDARIGLGFMGNSKRVKERISYMQGAIGGEYKGVIEERLRSGGLKGSTPQFALLMADLKRDNGIASLDYDLFAMAKDNLMDAVALRSDDSRAQGALGRLLALTAQTPEDRREAMSHTLLAIKYDEKRGAYPEPFLDAAVLMMSSDKTGDSDAKIADNLKSYVALYQRDHAGALPADVLVIYDYLTQSGDTSFFLPPSSSISTRATGAVAIQTSATGTAIPDAPTLVKMTMDATGSSVRMVPAVADAPATKPAVKRTSAAKH is encoded by the coding sequence ATGGCAATCCTTCGTCGTGCGATCACGTTCAGCCTGCTCAGCAGCATGGCCCTGACCTCCGTAGCGCAGAACAACTACAGCGAGAAAGACAAAAAGAAGCTTGGCGAAATCGCCCAGCGCCCCGAAGTGCAGGCGACGATCGCGAAGCGCTGGTCCGAGATTCAGCGCAACGACATGCAGTACGCCTACAACGTCAACAAGTCGATTGAGATGGCACGCCTTGCACCGTCGGTCTTCGCCGACTATCGCAGCAAGTACGGCGAACTCTACGACAACCCGGCGCTCTCGCAGTACGTCACGGTCATCGGCCAGCGCCTCGTGCCGAAGGGTTCGAACAACCTCTACGCCTTCCGCATTCTGCTCGATCCGGTTCCGCGCGCGGAGTCGATTTCTACGGGCACGATCTACGTTTCGAGCGGCCTCGTCTCATTGCTCGATAACGAAGCTCAGTTGAGCTACGTACTCGCGCACGAGATCGCCCACATCGAGAAGGGGCACGAATACGAACGCGTCCGCAACTCGGTGCTCGAGCAGAAGCTCGGCGAAGAGAAGGAAGCGGACGTCAATAAGAAGAAGGCGCTCTTCACCGCGGTGACCGCCGTCGCCGGTGCAGCGATGGGCGCGAGCCTGAACGGCGCGGGTGGCGCGTTGGCCGGTGCAGCGCTCGGCGCAACGGGCGGCCTCATCGCATCGAACTTCATCTTCCGCAACAAGTTCGAACCCACCGAGTGGAACACGGTGGAGGAGAACGAGGCCGATCAGCTCGGCCTCAAGTACATGCTCGACCAGCAGTACGACGCGCGCGAAGTGCCGAAGCTGCTCGCTCGCCTCGACCATCAGACAACTACGGACGCACGCATCGGCCTCGGCTTCATGGGGAACTCGAAGCGCGTGAAGGAGCGCATCAGCTACATGCAGGGCGCGATCGGCGGGGAGTACAAGGGTGTCATCGAAGAGCGTCTGCGTTCCGGCGGCTTGAAGGGTTCGACACCGCAATTCGCACTGCTGATGGCCGATCTGAAGCGCGACAACGGCATCGCCAGCCTGGACTACGATCTCTTCGCGATGGCCAAGGACAACCTGATGGACGCGGTCGCGCTGCGCTCGGATGACTCGCGCGCGCAAGGTGCGCTCGGCCGGCTGCTTGCGCTCACCGCACAGACTCCCGAGGACCGTCGCGAGGCCATGAGCCACACGCTGCTCGCCATCAAGTACGACGAGAAGCGCGGCGCCTATCCGGAGCCTTTCCTCGATGCGGCTGTGCTCATGATGTCTTCGGACAAGACCGGCGACAGCGACGCGAAGATCGCCGACAACCTGAAGAGCTACGTGGCGCTCTATCAGCGCGACCACGCAGGCGCGCTGCCGGCGGACGTACTCGTGATTTACGACTACCTGACGCAGAGCGGCGATACGAGCTTCTTCCTGCCGCCGTCGTCCTCCATCTCCACGCGCGCAACGGGCGCCGTGGCGATCCAGACTTCAGCAACGGGCACAGCGATTCCCGACGCGCCGACGCTGGTGAAGATGACGATGGACGCGACGGGATCGTCGGTCCGCATGGTGCCGGCGGTGGCCGATGCTCCGGCGACGAAGCCTGCGGTGAAGCGCACCTCGGCGGCGAAGCACTAG
- the dnaB gene encoding replicative DNA helicase codes for MASFSSIDALSEMPAALHAEVAILGAMMLDPVAVVDASAKLRSEDFSLDSHQRIYSAMLELVAVSHAVDYITVIDQLSKRGELDAIGGPAYLASLSENVIRNMNVESYVRIVKDKSLLRQLMGIFTEGLASAADHIEDATKVLNDVEVRLAEVADSAIQRGFSNIPDIVKESFGSIDALYEQGREVTGLATHYLEFDKMTSGLQPSEMIILAARPSMGKTAWAINIGQNCAVRDNKVVAIFSLEMSKESLLRRMLASEAMVGSRKLQTGFIPREDKGKLVAALDRLMNSRMYVDDTPGITLAEMRAKCRRLLQQEGQLDLIIIDYLQLMTGTAGPGKKGIESRTQEVASISRGIKALAKELKLPIIALSQLSRNSEQRTGDKKPLLSDLRESGSIEQDADVVAFIHREEYYDRENEDVKGKAEIIIAKQRNGPTGSVQMAYMSDYTRFENLSTGDDFGQANGGDAY; via the coding sequence ATGGCGAGCTTCTCCTCTATCGATGCACTGAGCGAAATGCCGGCGGCGCTGCACGCCGAGGTGGCGATCCTCGGAGCGATGATGCTGGACCCGGTCGCTGTGGTGGACGCGTCGGCAAAACTCCGCTCAGAAGACTTTTCGCTCGACTCTCATCAGCGCATCTACTCCGCCATGCTGGAGCTGGTAGCTGTAAGCCACGCGGTGGACTACATCACGGTCATCGACCAGCTCAGCAAGCGTGGCGAACTGGACGCGATCGGCGGTCCCGCCTACCTTGCATCGCTGAGTGAGAACGTCATTCGCAATATGAACGTGGAGAGCTACGTTCGCATCGTGAAGGACAAGAGCCTGTTGCGTCAGCTCATGGGCATCTTCACGGAGGGGCTCGCTTCGGCGGCTGACCACATTGAAGACGCGACCAAGGTGCTGAACGATGTCGAAGTCCGCTTGGCGGAAGTGGCTGATTCGGCCATTCAGCGCGGCTTTTCGAACATCCCGGATATCGTGAAGGAGAGCTTCGGCTCGATCGACGCGCTCTACGAGCAGGGCCGCGAAGTCACGGGGCTTGCGACGCATTACCTCGAGTTCGACAAGATGACCTCCGGCCTGCAGCCGAGCGAAATGATCATTCTGGCTGCGCGTCCGTCGATGGGGAAGACCGCCTGGGCGATCAACATCGGGCAGAATTGCGCGGTGCGCGATAACAAGGTGGTGGCGATCTTCTCGCTGGAAATGTCGAAGGAATCGCTGCTGCGACGTATGTTGGCGTCGGAGGCGATGGTCGGCTCACGTAAGCTGCAGACCGGCTTCATTCCGCGCGAAGACAAGGGCAAGCTCGTCGCGGCGCTTGATCGCCTGATGAACTCGCGCATGTACGTCGACGACACGCCGGGCATCACGCTTGCTGAAATGCGTGCCAAGTGCCGTCGCCTGCTGCAACAGGAAGGCCAGCTTGACCTCATCATCATCGACTACCTGCAGCTGATGACCGGTACGGCCGGTCCGGGTAAGAAGGGCATCGAAAGCCGTACGCAGGAAGTTGCGAGTATCTCGCGCGGCATCAAGGCGTTGGCCAAGGAACTCAAGCTGCCGATCATCGCGCTCTCGCAGCTTTCGCGTAACTCGGAACAGCGCACCGGCGACAAGAAACCGTTGCTTTCCGATCTTCGTGAATCGGGCTCGATCGAGCAGGACGCCGACGTCGTCGCGTTCATCCATCGCGAGGAGTACTACGACCGCGAGAACGAGGACGTCAAGGGCAAGGCGGAGATCATCATCGCCAAGCAGCGTAACGGCCCGACGGGTTCGGTGCAGATGGCGTACATGTCCGACTACACGCGCTTTGAAAATCTCTCTACGGGCGATGACTTCGGTCAGGCGAATGGTGGCGACGCGTACTAA